In the genome of Paenibacillus antri, one region contains:
- a CDS encoding polyprenyl synthetase family protein: protein MKLHEALGIDLAAVDAAMVRVVTEDADLPKDSPIANGVLELVRSGGKRLRPMLVLTGGRFGPAVNAPDAADKLLRLAVLMEYLHTASLVHDDIIDEAETRRGVMTLHRKTDVMTAVHTANYMTARAIEWAGDGGVDAAHSAELTSLAAQLCIGEYGQLRNRFNFDVTMDAYLEKTRNKTALLIASCLQAGAAAAGATPEVAKTLYAFGDALGMSFQIQDDILDFSASAEALGKPAGADLRSGNVTLPTLFALDVPGLGDAIRGLREDAPESAFQDVVRRIAESEAMERAAALRDEYADRARRLADRLRRFPAHDSLLAILRHFTDRRS, encoded by the coding sequence ATGAAGCTGCATGAAGCGCTCGGGATTGATCTCGCCGCCGTCGACGCCGCCATGGTACGCGTCGTAACGGAGGACGCCGATTTGCCGAAGGACTCCCCGATCGCGAACGGCGTATTGGAGCTCGTTCGTTCGGGAGGCAAGCGCCTCCGCCCGATGCTCGTCTTGACGGGCGGCCGCTTCGGCCCTGCGGTGAATGCGCCTGACGCCGCCGACAAGCTGCTGCGACTCGCCGTACTCATGGAGTACCTTCATACGGCCTCCCTCGTGCACGACGACATCATCGACGAAGCCGAGACGCGCCGGGGCGTCATGACGCTTCATCGCAAGACGGACGTAATGACCGCCGTGCACACGGCTAACTACATGACGGCGCGCGCGATCGAGTGGGCCGGCGATGGCGGCGTCGACGCCGCCCATTCGGCCGAGCTGACGTCGCTCGCGGCCCAGCTGTGCATCGGCGAATACGGTCAGCTTCGCAATCGGTTCAACTTCGATGTAACGATGGATGCTTACCTGGAGAAAACCCGGAACAAAACAGCGCTGTTGATCGCCTCCTGCCTGCAAGCGGGAGCCGCGGCCGCCGGCGCGACTCCGGAAGTCGCGAAGACGCTGTACGCCTTCGGCGATGCGCTCGGCATGTCGTTCCAGATCCAGGACGACATCCTCGACTTCTCCGCCTCCGCCGAAGCGCTCGGCAAGCCGGCCGGCGCCGACCTGCGAAGCGGCAATGTCACGCTGCCGACGCTGTTCGCGCTTGACGTGCCGGGCCTCGGCGACGCGATTCGCGGGCTGCGCGAGGATGCGCCGGAATCGGCGTTCCAGGACGTCGTCCGACGCATCGCGGAGAGCGAAGCCATGGAACGCGCCGCCGCCCTGCGCGACGAATACGCGGACCGCGCCCGCCGGCTCGCAGATCGGCTGCGCCGCTTCCCGGCGCACGATTCGCTGCTCGCCATCCTGCGCCACTTCACCGACCGCCGCTCGTAG
- a CDS encoding transposase, translated as MSPSQDQGAPPLRRLLSKLISFDQAPCELEFFIEYGTYVRYNEEKEAAFMDQAEQVAYFFRRRWPNGFSCPSCGYGAYYTITTRQLPL; from the coding sequence ATGTCCCCTAGTCAGGACCAAGGGGCGCCCCCTCTTCGCCGCCTCCTTTCCAAGCTGATTTCCTTTGATCAGGCACCCTGCGAGTTGGAATTTTTCATTGAATACGGAACATATGTTCGGTATAATGAGGAAAAGGAGGCGGCGTTCATGGACCAAGCGGAACAGGTGGCTTATTTCTTTCGGCGGCGGTGGCCGAACGGGTTTTCCTGCCCGAGCTGCGGATATGGGGCGTATTATACGATCACGACGCGGCAGCTCCCGCT